Proteins encoded within one genomic window of Anastrepha ludens isolate Willacy chromosome 4, idAnaLude1.1, whole genome shotgun sequence:
- the LOC128861903 gene encoding probable V-type proton ATPase subunit G codes for MKPESSPIPHLIRAEQEAAEIIIEARRRKALLLRKTKTAANREVEDLYNTREKILTELGKNVEVAVKKFERRLQRDTEETIQKIEEQVEKNRKAVVNMVLKMMYDVEPAPHRNLVVTKDDSQPEQRNN; via the coding sequence ATGAAGCCGGAGTCATCGCCTATACCACATCTGATTCGAGCCGAGCAAGAAGCGGCCGAAATAATTATCGAAGCCCGGAGACGTAAAGCCTTACtactaagaaaaacaaaaactgctgCAAATAGAGAAGTAGAAGATTTATACAATACACGCGAAAAGATATTGACGGAACTTGGAAAGAATGTTGAAGTTGCAGTAAAGAAATTTGAAAGAAGGCTGCAGCGTGATACGGAAGAGACAATTCAAAAAATAGAGGAACAGGTGGAGAAAAATCGGAAAGCTGTTGTAAATATGGTACTGAAAATGATGTATGACGTCGAGCCGGCACCGCACAGAAATTTAGTTGTGACGAAAGATGATTCACAGCCAGAACAGAGAAACAATTAA